A single genomic interval of Lathyrus oleraceus cultivar Zhongwan6 chromosome 7, CAAS_Psat_ZW6_1.0, whole genome shotgun sequence harbors:
- the LOC127103035 gene encoding uncharacterized protein LOC127103035: MLMPESVAEALHLSIEEVTLSLGPRGFYRKFLEEKARALEKEGLVYSTKEEVDALKAIIALLTKENEELQSKLHALDKYHAKLKRKSEEDIELLTEIIKKDKIEENLKDKYQDGLAQANIGLTSLKKQLKQTKKEPGDNHRWFELDVKEKKVLRDESYLEIHKLKLSLREANAKVEVERRLKEEAIRVSYITPQVWKEKFHKDELATLSAEHWRDHLSALKNESLGWLNEKARMNSLLDAYVGSINLLQTAAIMYRTKYGCLVRFCNELTKEVPWKIENSLEDVDENTTSYFIL, from the exons ATGTTGATGCCTGAATCAGTTGCTGAAGCATTGCACTTATCTATTGAAGAGGTAACCCTTAGTCTGGGACCTAGGGGATTTTATAGGAAGTTCTTGGAAGAGAAGGCACGGGCCTTGGAGAAAGAAG GGCTAGTATATTCCACCAAGGAAGAAGTAGATGCATTGAAAGCAATTATCGCACTGTTAACTAAAGAAAATGAAGAATTACAATCGAAGCTTCATGCATTGGATAAATATCATGCTAAGCTCAAGAGAAAGAGTGAAGAAGATATTGAGCTCTTGACAGAAATAATAAAAAAGGATAAAATTGAGGAGAACCTCAAAGATAAATACCAAGATGGTCTAGCTCAAGCTAATATAGGGCTAACTTCTCTCAAGAAACAGTTGAAACAGACAAAAAAGGAGCCCGGCGACAACCACCGTTGGTTCGAGTTGGATGTTAAAGAGAAGAAGGTATTGAGAGATGAATCCTACCTGGAGATTCATAAACTCAAACTTTCCCTCCGCGAAGCCAATGCCAAGGTAGAGGTGGAACGTCGTCTCAAAGAGGAGGCAATTAGAGTTTCCTATATCACACCTCAAGTATGGAAAGAGAAGTTTCATAAAGATGAACTTGCCACTTTGAGTGCCGAACATTGGAGAGATCATTTATCTGCTCTAAAGAATGAGAGTTTGGGTTGGCTCAATGAGAAGGCTCGTATGAATAGTCTTCTTGATGCTTATGTTGGATCTATCAACTTGTTGCAAACCGCTGCCATTATGTACCGAACCAAGTATGGTTGCTTAGTAAGGTTCTGCAACGAGTTAACTAAAGAGGTTCCTTGGAAGATAGAGAATTCTCTGGAAGATGTTGATGAGAATACTACTTCATACTTTATACTCTGA